In Porites lutea chromosome 1, jaPorLute2.1, whole genome shotgun sequence, a single genomic region encodes these proteins:
- the LOC140941088 gene encoding melanocortin receptor 5-like — MDNLNYSNTSNAKGTNNSGDDCSLEAAHGISLLTSNLLVCIIGSLGNLLVCVAVGTNPRLRRSSNFLLCSLAIADLIVTMVCEPIFVAVLVKKTFFNDCALSIEVPYLALSRLSCTASVAHMAAISVDRFIAVVFPLRHRYVMGNHAVTSMLVMSWTLPISVLLIDRFVPESFPKGFLALGMFTLFYLTIFMSYSLIVIALLKNRKKRNKLRARSQTGEDNFRVEVRVAFTLAIVISVFTAYWIPFFFFFTATGKLSLKRYGSAHMWIRTLALSNSAMNFLIYGLRLESFRESFVSILRTVFKKFTALCKRKKISHTVGYRVQ, encoded by the coding sequence ATGGATAACTTGAATTACTCAAACACAAGCAACGCAAAAGGCACTAACAACTCAGGGGACGACTGTTCTCTTGAAGCCGCTCATGGCATTAGCCTCCTCACAAGTAACTTGCTGGTGTGTATAATAGGCTCACTTGGCAACTTACTGGTGTGTGTGGCTGTTGGAACAAATCCTCGTCTTCGGCGAAGCTCGAATTTCCTTTTGTGCAGCTTAGCGATCGCTGATTTGATTGTCACCATGGTATGCGAGCCAATTTTTGTCGCCGTTCTtgtcaagaaaacatttttcaacgACTGCGCACTGAGCATTGAAGTCCCCTACCTTGCGTTGTCAAGACTCTCTTGCACTGCCTCCGTTGCACACATGGCTGCTATCAGTGTTGATCGTTTTATCGCCGTTGTATTCCCTCTACGCCACAGATATGTCATGGGGAACCACGCAGTAACGAGTATGTTGGTAATGTCTTGGACGCTGCCAATTTCAGTTCTCCTCATAGATCGATTCGTTCCAGAGTCTTTCCCCAAGGGATTCCTAGCTCTGGGCATGTTCACTTTATTTTACCTTACCATATTTATGTCCTACTCCCTCATTGTGATCGCGTTGCTTAAAAACAGAAAGAAGAGAAACAAATTACGAGCTCGATCTCAAACTGGCGAAGACAATTTCCGTGTTGAGGTTCGCGTAGCGTTCACACTGGCAATTGTCATTTCGGTATTCACTGCCTACTGGATcccgtttttcttcttctttacgGCAACTGGTAAACTTTCTTTGAAGCGTTATGGTTCTGCACACATGTGGATCAGGACATTGGCGCTGTCCAATTCTGCAATGAACTTCCTCATTTATGGACTAAGGCTTGAAAGCTTTCGCGAAAGCTTCGTTTCAATTCTCCGAACGGTTTTTAAAAAGTTCACCGCATTGTGCAAGCGGAAAAAAATTTCCCACACAGTTGGATACCGTGTACAGTAA